CATGAAGTATCTCTGATTACTGTGAATTAATGTATTGTCACTGTTTCCTTTTGTAGATCATTCCAGAGAAGTCTTGGAGCAATTAGGAGGCCCAAGCAAATTAAAGCAAGTGACGTGGACTGTTTACTGATGCTTATCAAAGCTGTAGTCTCCATACTATCAGGAACTGGTGGTCTCGGAAATTGACTTTCCAACAGTGTGGTTTGTGACTTACCAGACTCTTAAACGCTTTAATAGTGCTATTATTCTGTGTTTGTTTGATGAGTCATTGTTTTTGAATGGTAATCCTAGCATGCCTTCTGAtggacttggggtgggggggggggtgagggcaGTGTTTGTTTCTCAAATAACAACGTTTGTAAATTACCTGTTTTCCCTGGAGATTTCCTTTTCCTACCTAGATGCTTGAGCTTTTGTAAAAGAAACGTGTACCAATGTGGATAACTTCTAAGTGAAGGTATTTCTAAAAGCATAATTACCTTTCTAGCTATTTTATGGCTCCTGCCTTCCTGATACATTTGAATGCCCATTGGCCAAAAGCAAAGGTGAACAAATGCCTGTAAATTCTTTACTGAATTTAATATttcaatgaaacaaagaaatatcgTATTTAATGTCATAATCCATGACATCACACCCCTTAGCCCTTCAGCATATGAAATGTTATTGAGGCCCTTGCCCAGTCACTTATTCCACTGATTTTTATGACTCCTGTTTCTAAAAAGGGTTCCCAGACCCAATTCCAACATGTGGTGGGGGGATAGAGTCAGATTCTATTCTATGCTGGAGACTGAAACAGAGTCCACAGGTTAAGGATTCAGTGCTACAAGACTGCCCCCtgcagccctccccacacacatacacttcaGATGCCTGTTGccggttgtcacctgtgcttctgaccaactggctacaAATTGGAGGTTCCCAGGACCCCTTCCTTGGGTTGGATTATTTCCTAGaaggactcacagaactcaggagaaCCTGTTTATTTACTAGATTACTAATTTGTTACGAAGAATAGTAAAGGCTAAGAATCAACAGCCCGATGAAAAGATACACAGGGAGAAGTCACAAAGGAACCTTCTGTCCTCACGGAGCGTGGGCCCAGAGCGGTGACAGGTTAGAAGGCttccagaagctctctgaaccccctccttgtggtttttattatttttatttttaatccccacctgaggatatatttattgacattagagagaaagaggaagggagagagagagagaaaaacatcatcgtgagagagaaacacagatcagttgcctcctgcaagCACCCAGGTATCAAATCCGCAACCCGGGTATGTGCtgtgaccggggatcaaacccacaaccgttTGGTATACGGGACAGCACTCCAAGCAACTGAACCACCCATCCAGAGTCTTGGGGATTTTTATGGAGGACTCATTACTTGGCAAGattaatttattcattgattaCTGGTGATTGATTCAACCTCTAGCTGCTCTCACCTCCCCAGAAAATAGGTGTGGGACTGAAGGCTCCAACCCTCTATTCAAGGCTGGTTcatggcaaccagcccccatccttaggtgctTTGCAAAAGTCACATTCATTAACATAAACCTAGTTACAATAACAAGATACCCTTTCATCTTTATGGCTCTGTTTTCAGGAACTGAGAATAAGGGACcaaatttataataaaagatgCATCATTGATCTTATTCCAGGAAATTCCAAAGGTTTGGGCAGTATGAGCCAGGAATtgtggatgaagaccaaatatttTGGACATCTgaaaaaccaaatatatatttatataccacAATATCACATTTCCCAACtactgctctccatctatgaaccTTCTCCCTCAAAAAGTGCATTCAGGAATGGGTAAGAATGAGTAAACACAGAAAACTACCCTTACAGAGGTGTATCCTGAAGCTCTACTGGTTCCGCATTGTGAAGTGAACAGCACAGGTCTTACTTCTCAAATGAATGTATTTACTCTTCTAGTCACGAAACCCTCTGAAGTAGACTATGCTTAAACTACCCCCAAATTCGGCATTTCTTGTGCCATGAGCCTGTCTCAGTGGTACTTTCTTAAAGATTTCTTATTTTAACTCTGATATaggaaaaaacaaggaaagtatGGTATGGTAAATTTCTTATACTGTTTAGAGGAAGTATTTACATATTCAGCTCTATTCATTACTTTataaatgtggtatatttatagTGTGGAGctagatatatagatacataatGCACCACCAGGCTACATTTTATACTTAACATGTAACATATACAGTGGTGGCGTTTATAGCAGTCTTAAATTAGAGAATAGAAAATACAGAACATATAATTAGTACAAAATTACAAGACCCAAAGGTAAAAACTaggtctccctcccaccccagtccaCCAGTTATCTGGTGCCCTCTCAGAAGACAACCACCATTACCAGTTTCTAATTTATCTTTCCAGGGGTATTCTATGTATACTGCAagcaaatatgtattttatacacatacatacagacCCAAAAAGATTCTGCAGGCTTtgctagaaaaaaatgacaaaagatttattcaagggtcttaaAGTTTGCAAACTGGAAATACAGCTAGGCAAAAACCCAGAAATAttccaaagaagaaaagttaAGCGTTGTTAAAGTAAAAGCCATGTCCTTGAGAACGATCATTCCGGCATTCTCAGCCATATGATTGGTCCAGGGTGGTTACCAGCCAGTGTCAGAGGTCTGGATGATGGATGCCAGGGAGCCTGGAGGATGGGCACCAGGAGGCCTGGGCACATCCTGAGTCCTTTAGGTGGTAGTCAGAGGGTTATTCGAAGGTAAATAAATCTCTGGGCATTGACATGGGCCTGGAAAATTCAAAAGTTTAAGTTTCCAGGGTAgttaagacaagaaaaaaatcatttccttaTGCCTCACACTTCATAATGTTAATAATTTAGCAGCTTGGTTAAAGTGATTCCATTTTGTATTTTCcctatcttcattcttttcctcaatatatacacacatctttTTTACAAAGTGGAATACTACACGCATTCTTCTTCACATTGTTTCTCACTTACATCATAGTGTTTTTTATTGATACATAGGATCCTCAAAACCTGGGACATGTAGTGGGGGCATCATCAATTTCTCAGAGGCATAAGGTGTTAGTACAGAGTAGGTAGgaaattttaacatctttttttcaTCCATGGTTGTCAAATTCAGGCCCTAGTATGTACTAAATACTATATTCTTCCATATTTTGCATTATGTTTAATTAAATAACACATCATATAGTTGTCCTTAACTCCAGAAACAGACTCTGCTACAATATCAAATTCTCTCCACAACTTAAATTACATGTTGCTACCAGTTGCGTATTGCCTTCTATAATTGTACTCCTAGAGCAGTAACACTAGAAAAAATTACAGATACAGATTTATATATTTGGCATAATGCAGAACTAGTTACATAACAAAAGCTGACAAAACTTTAAACCTTCATATTTCGGGAACAACATTTGCCATTTAATAGGAACTGCAATCTTCAAACTGGAGAGTCTTTTAGGGTTAAACCCAAACATAGCTACATCCATCCTTGGAAGCAGCTGGACAACTCAAGGCTGGAATTCCCACACTGTGCTTGTTGTCAGTCCATTGTTTTCCTGCCTCGTAGGTTCTGGAAGTGAATATTCTACCACTTTGTGCAGCTGATGCCGAATGCTGTGTCCTCTGAACTGGGGTCGGCCAGGGTCACCaatcagtacttgagttctgtgGGTCCTACAGCAGTCCTTCAGCCATCGATGAAGACTGTCTGCAAGGTCTTCATCATAAAACATATCTCCGAGCACAATAAGGTCCCACTTATCTTGTTCCAAATCCAAAACATTCTTGGTTAAAATGGGGAAAGGATCCAGTTGGTTCAATTCACAATTTAGTGTGATAGCCATTCCTGCAACTTTAAAAAAGCATGTGGTGGATGGGTATATGCTAGGTTGTTTTAATTCCCTATTGATTAATTTAAGTATCAATAATTTAGAAAATCTCCTACCaatgtttcttcccttttttcttgaaAGATGTTTTTAGGTAAGGAAGCCTAAAGTATATATGCCAATGTAAGCTATTTATTgagattttcaaatatatgaatgGATATcccaaatataaaacaaacagtaCAATATACCTGGAAATGTTGGGGTTTTAAGGAACATTTGCCAATCTCAAAACCACAAGGGTTGATTTGTTACAGGAGACAGGGAAACCAGCCTCATGCTTGAACAAGGTGATAAGTTAAAACTGGGTTCCCTGTGTAAGGATCTTCAAGGACTAGGTCCTTGGTGAAAGGGAGGACTGGGAGGAAAtcagataaaattaaaacttacctGCCTCAGCTTGGCTTCTAATGCAACAAAACTGCCCTCAAAGACACAGACCCATCCTCACTTGGGTTTAGGATCAAATAAACTCAactatatatttcaataaattccTGGCCCAGGAAGTAACAGTAAGTGTTCTCAGGTTGCTATCACTTGGAGACATGTGACACATAAATACAAATCCTGGGGGAAAATGCACTGTCAACTTATGCCTCACAGAATTCCCACAGGTAATGTCCTGCTGACTGTAAGTTCACAATATCGTATCATAAAATGCACATGGGTACAAGCTATCATGTTGAGGCATCTGTAGATATTTATCCTGGAAGGGAAAGAGGATGAGTTTACATAGTTTTAAATATGGAATCCTTACTGGGGTCTATGTCATTGGCCAAGATCCTGGATGCCCCTCTCATCTTAGCAGCGATAGCTGTAGCTCCACATCCACTCCCAAGATCTAACACAGATCTTCCTCTGACAACATCGGGATTATCCAAA
This DNA window, taken from Desmodus rotundus isolate HL8 chromosome 3, HLdesRot8A.1, whole genome shotgun sequence, encodes the following:
- the ETFBKMT gene encoding electron transfer flavoprotein beta subunit lysine methyltransferase, encoding MALSPGWRAFALFPGTHCGVFLKALRSSGLSSFPWGHCPRGGPGSSLDPEMKVFLEENTEVTSSGSLTPEIRLRLLTPRCKFWWERADLWPHSDPYWAIYWPGGQALSRYLLDNPDVVRGRSVLDLGSGCGATAIAAKMRGASRILANDIDPIAGMAITLNCELNQLDPFPILTKNVLDLEQDKWDLIVLGDMFYDEDLADSLHRWLKDCCRTHRTQVLIGDPGRPQFRGHSIRHQLHKVVEYSLPEPTRQENNGLTTSTVWEFQP